Proteins from a genomic interval of Clostridia bacterium:
- a CDS encoding 3D domain-containing protein yields MWATAYTHTGNRTATGTWPEVGTVAVDPKVIPLGTRLWVEGYGWGTALDTGRLIRGRRIDVFMPSRAEALEWGRKRVRVRIYAGR; encoded by the coding sequence ATGTGGGCAACCGCCTACACCCATACCGGGAATCGCACGGCCACCGGGACGTGGCCCGAGGTGGGCACGGTGGCGGTGGATCCCAAGGTGATACCGCTGGGGACGCGCTTGTGGGTAGAAGGCTACGGGTGGGGGACGGCGCTCGATACCGGGAGGCTGATTAGGGGCAGGAGGATAGATGTGTTCATGCCCAGCCGGGCGGAGGCGCTTGAGTGGGGTAGGAAGCGGGTAAGGGTGAGGATCTATGCGGGTAGGTAG
- a CDS encoding replicative DNA helicase, translated as MARVPPHSLEAERAVLGAALLSQDAALRMAVELDTADFYDPKHRLIFDSITGLLLEDRPVDALSVIDSLTEAKKLGAAGNASYIVGLADDIPVLGHVAEYIQQVRRASIRRRAIEAATKIAQAAYDSDADLEQVIGLAQEEIFSLGLARDRRGPADIAQSFKARWQYLHETREEPLAGMITTGFADLDDRLGGMAPGDLVVLAARPSMGKTALAFQICLHAARAGKRCLFMSLEMSTNQLMDRLAGLELGINQQRLRLRLLQPEDWQLGFELPRKLQVPLYIDDSSGLSTAEIAGRARLAKKVYGIEFLAIDYLQFINEPRRPGMSTNDLIGQVTRSLKDLAKSLGIPVLLLSQLNRMPESRQDKRPQLADLRGSGNIEQDADQVWLLWRPEFYDPTDRPGIACLSVAKHRNGPTFEVELQFEKHLAKFRDLAREDETA; from the coding sequence ATGGCGCGCGTGCCACCCCATAGCCTTGAGGCCGAAAGAGCCGTCCTGGGCGCAGCTCTCCTGAGCCAGGACGCGGCCCTCCGGATGGCCGTAGAGCTTGATACGGCAGATTTTTACGACCCGAAGCACCGGCTGATCTTTGACAGCATAACCGGCCTGCTCCTTGAGGATCGCCCGGTGGACGCGCTCTCCGTCATCGACAGCCTGACCGAGGCCAAGAAGCTCGGCGCGGCAGGCAACGCCAGCTATATTGTCGGCCTTGCGGATGACATTCCGGTTCTGGGACACGTGGCGGAGTACATCCAGCAGGTCCGACGTGCCAGCATACGCCGCAGGGCTATCGAGGCGGCGACTAAAATAGCCCAGGCGGCTTACGACAGTGATGCAGACTTGGAGCAGGTTATCGGCTTGGCTCAAGAAGAGATATTCAGCCTCGGGCTTGCTCGCGACAGGCGCGGCCCGGCTGACATAGCGCAGAGCTTTAAGGCACGCTGGCAGTACCTCCACGAGACCAGGGAGGAGCCGCTGGCCGGCATGATCACCACTGGCTTTGCGGATCTTGACGACAGGCTTGGCGGCATGGCCCCGGGCGACCTGGTGGTTCTAGCGGCTAGGCCTTCCATGGGCAAAACCGCCCTGGCATTCCAAATATGCCTGCACGCCGCCAGAGCCGGCAAGCGGTGCCTGTTCATGTCGCTCGAAATGTCTACAAACCAGCTCATGGACAGGCTGGCCGGGCTGGAGCTAGGAATCAACCAGCAGCGCCTGCGCCTTCGGCTTCTACAGCCGGAAGATTGGCAGCTTGGATTTGAGCTGCCCAGAAAGCTACAGGTTCCGCTCTACATCGATGACTCCAGCGGACTTTCAACGGCAGAGATAGCCGGGAGGGCCAGGCTGGCAAAAAAGGTGTACGGGATTGAGTTTTTGGCAATCGACTACCTGCAGTTCATCAACGAGCCGCGTAGGCCGGGGATGTCTACAAACGACCTGATCGGCCAGGTAACTAGGTCGCTCAAAGACTTGGCTAAAAGCCTCGGGATCCCGGTGCTCTTACTAAGCCAGTTGAACCGCATGCCGGAGAGCAGGCAGGACAAGCGCCCTCAGCTTGCCGACCTGCGCGGAAGCGGAAACATCGAGCAGGATGCCGATCAAGTTTGGCTCCTGTGGCGCCCCGAGTTCTACGACCCAACGGATAGGCCGGGGATCGCCTGCCTTTCGGTCGCGAAGCACCGAAACGGCCCGACATTCGAGGTGGAGTTGCAGTTTGAGAAGCACCTGGCCAAGTTCCGGGACCTGGCGAGAGAGGATGAGACGGCATGA
- a CDS encoding DnaD domain protein, whose translation MARKRFITSDISTDEQLAKIAAKDPLAAALWPWFLTALDDWGRAKFAPTEIKLAVFPAYPFGPDYIEQVLYMYHEAGLIKIYEVEGKPYWCIPSLQKWLGYQTYINKGKLFRCKPKCPAPPDEIPEDSLGNPRNPEEPAGLPRNPEDSVPSPSPSPSPSPSDSQTEILNPNVTESAAAGSISTSVTGEEIPPPQPPPSPDLLRTFEEEFGRLLSPMETEEIASLEAVHGPELTREALRRAVTASRFNLRYVAGILDSWRKQRLFTLQQVCEYEERRQAARSRDAPASSTLKTDPELEAIVAEHRRRRKEIAGNGARATP comes from the coding sequence TTGGCACGCAAGCGATTTATTACAAGCGATATAAGCACCGATGAGCAACTTGCAAAGATAGCGGCGAAAGATCCTTTAGCGGCTGCTCTGTGGCCGTGGTTCCTCACGGCGCTTGACGACTGGGGACGGGCCAAGTTCGCGCCGACCGAGATAAAGCTGGCCGTGTTCCCCGCGTATCCGTTTGGGCCGGATTATATAGAGCAGGTGCTGTATATGTACCATGAGGCCGGATTGATTAAGATCTACGAGGTTGAAGGAAAGCCTTACTGGTGCATACCATCGCTGCAGAAGTGGTTAGGATATCAGACGTATATTAATAAGGGTAAGCTCTTTCGCTGCAAGCCAAAGTGCCCTGCTCCCCCCGATGAAATTCCCGAGGATTCCTTAGGAAACCCGAGGAATCCCGAGGAACCCGCAGGACTCCCGAGGAATCCCGAGGATTCCGTACCTTCACCTTCACCTTCACCTTCACCTTCACCTTCGGATTCGCAAACTGAGATCTTAAACCCAAACGTTACAGAATCGGCGGCGGCGGGATCTATAAGCACCAGCGTAACGGGAGAAGAGATCCCGCCGCCGCAGCCGCCGCCAAGTCCTGACTTGTTAAGAACCTTCGAGGAGGAATTCGGCCGCCTGTTGTCGCCAATGGAGACTGAAGAAATAGCCTCGTTGGAGGCCGTCCACGGCCCTGAACTTACCCGCGAAGCGCTCAGGAGAGCGGTAACGGCAAGCAGGTTCAACCTGCGCTATGTGGCCGGAATCCTAGACAGCTGGCGGAAACAGCGGCTTTTCACTCTCCAACAGGTATGCGAATACGAAGAACGCCGCCAGGCGGCCAGATCAAGGGACGCGCCGGCGTCATCCACCCTAAAGACAGACCCGGAGCTTGAGGCGATTGTAGCGGAACACCGTCGGCGCAGAAAGGAGATTGCAGGCAATGGCGCGCGTGCCACCCCATAG
- a CDS encoding MBL fold metallo-hydrolase, whose protein sequence is MIEISVLASGSWGNCYRVTDGSTPLLLECGVKFREIQKWLGFRVQDLGGCLVSHEHQDHAKAVREMLRAGVDCYMSKGTQEALGLDSHRVKVIEARRQFQIGSWTVLPFETQHDAAEPLGFLLANRAGEKLLYATDTYYIRYRFKGLTHIMVECNYAIDILRQNIEAGAVPAELKNRILRSHFSLNNVKDFFAANDLSLVQEIWLLHLSDGNSDADRFKREIQELTGKVVMVA, encoded by the coding sequence TTGATAGAGATTTCGGTTCTGGCCTCCGGGAGCTGGGGTAACTGCTACCGGGTTACAGACGGTAGCACCCCGCTCCTCCTGGAGTGCGGCGTAAAGTTCAGGGAAATTCAAAAGTGGCTCGGGTTCCGGGTGCAGGACCTAGGTGGTTGCTTGGTCAGCCACGAGCACCAGGATCACGCCAAAGCGGTACGCGAGATGCTCCGGGCCGGCGTGGACTGCTACATGAGCAAAGGCACGCAGGAGGCCCTGGGCTTGGACAGCCACCGGGTGAAGGTAATAGAAGCAAGGCGGCAGTTCCAGATCGGGAGCTGGACGGTCCTGCCCTTCGAGACCCAGCACGATGCGGCAGAGCCCTTAGGTTTTCTGCTCGCAAACCGGGCTGGCGAAAAGCTGCTGTACGCCACGGATACGTATTATATCCGGTACCGGTTTAAGGGTCTGACCCATATTATGGTCGAATGCAACTATGCCATAGACATCCTGCGCCAAAACATTGAGGCGGGGGCGGTTCCGGCTGAGCTAAAAAACAGAATTCTCCGCTCACACTTCAGCCTGAACAACGTTAAGGACTTTTTTGCGGCCAACGACCTCAGCCTGGTGCAGGAAATCTGGCTCTTGCATCTGAGCGACGGCAACAGCGATGCGGATCGGTTTAAGCGCGAGATCCAGGAGCTCACCGGGAAGGTGGTGATGGTAGCATGA
- a CDS encoding recombinase RecT yields MERLKRVLSTESVRAQFENALKENAGAFIASIIDLYGSDKYLQECEPAQVIMEALKAATLKLPINKQLGFAYIVPYKSKGQAVPQFQIGYKGYIQLAMRTGQYRCLNAGVIYEGVKVERDILTGEVRFSGEPTSQKPQGYFAYMELLNGFRKTVYMTHDEVLSHAKRYSKSFGSPGSAWQSNFEEMAMKTVIRKLLSHYGILSTDMVAALTSERNGDVEAEVAEEIANEANGEVIDVEPEPAGSAAVEQQEQLNLEQRGPAF; encoded by the coding sequence ATGGAGAGATTGAAAAGGGTCCTCAGCACCGAAAGCGTCAGGGCTCAGTTTGAAAACGCCCTCAAGGAGAACGCTGGCGCCTTCATAGCCAGCATCATCGACCTCTACGGCTCGGATAAATACCTCCAGGAGTGCGAGCCGGCGCAGGTCATCATGGAAGCCTTGAAGGCCGCAACCCTCAAATTGCCCATCAATAAGCAATTGGGGTTCGCGTACATCGTGCCCTACAAGAGTAAGGGCCAGGCGGTGCCTCAGTTCCAGATCGGCTATAAGGGCTACATCCAGCTGGCCATGAGGACCGGGCAGTACCGGTGCCTCAACGCCGGGGTTATCTACGAAGGGGTCAAGGTGGAGCGCGACATCCTGACCGGCGAGGTCCGGTTCTCCGGCGAGCCGACCAGCCAGAAGCCTCAAGGGTACTTCGCCTACATGGAGCTACTTAATGGCTTCAGGAAGACCGTCTACATGACCCATGATGAGGTCCTGAGCCACGCAAAAAGGTACAGCAAGAGCTTCGGCAGCCCCGGGTCTGCCTGGCAGAGCAACTTTGAAGAGATGGCCATGAAGACGGTCATCAGAAAACTGCTGTCTCACTACGGAATCCTCTCGACCGATATGGTGGCGGCCCTGACCAGTGAAAGAAACGGCGATGTGGAGGCCGAGGTTGCCGAGGAGATAGCCAATGAGGCCAACGGTGAGGTTATTGACGTTGAACCGGAGCCTGCCGGTAGTGCGGCGGTGGAACAGCAGGAGCAGTTAAACCTTGAGCAGAGGGGTCCGGCGTTTTGA
- a CDS encoding AAA family ATPase produces MRLIRLTLRNFKGIRDFTLEADGYDVDIYGDNATGKTTLFDAFLWLLFDKDSQNRKDFEIKTLGPDGQPVHGLDHEVEAVLEAGGRSITLKKVFKEKWTKKRGSATAEFTGHTTDYYIDGVPVKKNEYDARVAQIADEAVFKLLTNPTYFNEQLHWQERRRILLEVCGDISDQEVIASDKSLSRLPEILQGRKLDDHRKVIMARRTEINKELERIPVRIDEVQQGLPKLDTSATKGTLADDIARAKAERAKKQEELAQLKSGGPTAEAVSKMWEIEGQMLRLKQTVAKAVESELAQTRASYETLQSQLSEVRAKLMENEQKADSYALHIRKLEADMAELRKEWYRVDAEAFEGPDICPTCGQPLPQEQIEEARSNFNRQKAERLEAINKQGRAAKAEAERLAGEIAKLGQEREELKKAIDALTAKAAKLRQQIERLSQPLDISSDPKWIALQKSRDELEKQVSAIKAGNTEAVYRLEQDIATLDAAVEALEKAMAQIDARDRGLARIEELKAEERKLAAEYERLEQELYMTEQFIRTKVRLLEEKINSRFKLARFKLFDVQVNGGVVECCETLYQGVPYSGGLNNAARINVGLDIINVLSEHYGFDAPVFIDNAEAITCLLPTRGQQIRLFVSEADKALRVEVNDQGIAYKEAV; encoded by the coding sequence ATGAGGCTCATAAGGCTGACCCTCAGAAACTTTAAGGGCATCAGAGATTTTACCTTGGAAGCCGATGGCTATGATGTTGACATCTACGGTGACAACGCCACCGGCAAGACCACCCTTTTCGATGCCTTCCTCTGGCTGCTTTTCGACAAGGACAGCCAGAACCGGAAGGATTTTGAGATCAAGACCCTAGGGCCAGATGGCCAGCCCGTCCATGGACTGGACCATGAAGTTGAAGCAGTCCTGGAAGCCGGCGGAAGGTCCATCACCTTGAAGAAGGTTTTCAAGGAGAAGTGGACCAAGAAGCGGGGTTCTGCCACTGCCGAGTTTACCGGGCACACCACCGATTACTACATCGACGGTGTGCCGGTTAAGAAGAACGAATACGATGCAAGGGTAGCCCAGATCGCCGATGAGGCCGTCTTTAAACTTCTAACCAACCCCACCTACTTTAACGAACAGCTTCACTGGCAGGAGCGCCGCAGAATCCTGCTTGAAGTTTGTGGCGATATTTCTGACCAAGAAGTCATTGCCTCCGATAAAAGCCTATCTAGACTGCCGGAAATCCTGCAGGGCCGCAAGCTAGATGACCACCGCAAGGTAATCATGGCCAGAAGGACCGAGATTAACAAGGAATTGGAGCGGATCCCGGTCCGCATCGACGAGGTTCAGCAGGGATTGCCCAAACTGGATACGTCGGCTACCAAGGGGACACTGGCCGATGATATCGCCCGCGCCAAAGCGGAGCGGGCCAAGAAGCAAGAAGAGTTGGCCCAGCTAAAGAGCGGTGGTCCGACGGCTGAAGCCGTAAGCAAAATGTGGGAGATCGAGGGCCAAATGCTACGGCTAAAGCAGACTGTCGCAAAGGCCGTTGAGTCCGAGCTTGCGCAGACCAGAGCCAGTTACGAGACGCTGCAATCGCAGCTCTCGGAAGTGCGGGCGAAACTGATGGAAAACGAGCAAAAAGCGGATAGCTACGCCCTGCACATAAGAAAGCTCGAAGCCGATATGGCCGAGCTTCGGAAAGAATGGTACCGGGTTGATGCCGAGGCCTTTGAAGGGCCTGATATCTGCCCCACCTGCGGCCAACCACTGCCCCAGGAGCAGATCGAGGAGGCCCGGTCCAATTTCAATCGACAGAAAGCGGAGCGGCTGGAAGCCATCAATAAACAGGGCAGAGCCGCAAAAGCCGAAGCCGAGCGCCTGGCCGGGGAGATCGCCAAGTTGGGCCAGGAGCGCGAAGAACTCAAAAAGGCAATAGACGCCCTTACGGCCAAGGCTGCCAAGCTCAGGCAGCAGATAGAGCGTTTGAGCCAACCCCTCGATATCTCATCTGATCCAAAGTGGATTGCCCTGCAGAAATCCCGGGACGAGCTCGAAAAGCAGGTGAGCGCTATCAAGGCCGGCAACACCGAAGCCGTTTACAGGCTCGAACAGGACATAGCTACTCTGGATGCGGCTGTGGAAGCGCTGGAAAAGGCCATGGCCCAGATCGATGCCCGGGACCGCGGGCTGGCCAGAATTGAAGAGCTGAAGGCCGAAGAGCGCAAGCTGGCGGCGGAATACGAACGGCTGGAGCAGGAGCTTTACATGACCGAGCAGTTTATCCGTACCAAGGTCCGGCTCCTGGAAGAGAAGATTAACAGTCGCTTCAAGCTGGCGAGGTTCAAGCTCTTCGATGTCCAGGTGAACGGCGGCGTGGTGGAGTGCTGCGAAACGCTGTATCAGGGTGTACCCTACAGCGGCGGGCTTAACAATGCCGCGCGAATCAACGTGGGCCTCGACATCATTAATGTCCTTTCGGAGCATTACGGTTTTGATGCGCCTGTATTTATCGACAACGCCGAAGCCATCACATGCCTTCTCCCTACTCGGGGCCAGCAGATAAGGCTGTTCGTCAGCGAGGCGGATAAAGCGCTGAGGGTTGAAGTAAACGACCAAGGTATCGCGTACAAGGAGGCGGTCTAA
- a CDS encoding helix-turn-helix transcriptional regulator yields the protein MDIGAKIRRIRERAEVPACVLAQRAHISPSYLCDIEHGRRRATCDVVACISRVLGRSDLLEDCLLECPVYREWVRHRDVRKVA from the coding sequence TTGGACATAGGAGCGAAGATCCGGCGCATCCGGGAACGGGCAGAAGTACCCGCCTGCGTGCTGGCCCAGCGCGCTCACATATCGCCGTCCTACCTGTGCGACATCGAGCACGGGAGACGGCGGGCGACATGCGACGTGGTGGCCTGCATATCTCGGGTGCTGGGCCGGAGCGACCTATTAGAAGACTGCTTGCTGGAGTGCCCGGTTTACCGCGAGTGGGTGCGGCACCGGGACGTGAGGAAGGTGGCCTAG
- a CDS encoding helix-turn-helix domain-containing protein encodes MADIKEAAPLAFSIKETARLLNLSERTVYDMVYTGQLPAKRIVTSRGQGKGGKYIIPKWALDEWLATPDEPRMERNLRLLWEREAKRKKRATGRR; translated from the coding sequence ATGGCCGACATAAAAGAAGCGGCTCCGCTTGCTTTCTCAATCAAAGAAACCGCCCGCCTGCTCAACCTGTCCGAGCGGACTGTGTACGACATGGTCTACACGGGCCAGCTCCCGGCAAAGCGGATCGTGACCAGCCGGGGGCAGGGCAAGGGCGGGAAGTACATCATCCCGAAGTGGGCCCTGGATGAGTGGCTGGCCACCCCGGATGAGCCGAGGATGGAGCGGAACTTGAGGCTCCTATGGGAACGGGAGGCCAAGCGGAAGAAGAGAGCAACCGGGAGGAGGTGA
- a CDS encoding helix-turn-helix transcriptional regulator — translation MHKLEQIRNQLQISKTEMAKRLGISKSNYSMIIHGQHGLSKRVALKVYQEFNIPLEDLLCAKVQRGETQPTGTDGA, via the coding sequence ATGCATAAGTTAGAGCAAATCAGGAATCAGCTTCAAATCAGCAAGACGGAAATGGCCAAGAGACTAGGGATTTCAAAAAGCAATTATTCTATGATTATCCACGGACAACATGGCCTTTCTAAACGTGTTGCGCTGAAAGTCTATCAGGAATTCAACATTCCGTTAGAAGATTTGCTGTGCGCTAAAGTTCAGCGAGGGGAAACCCAGCCCACCGGCACGGATGGTGCTTAA
- a CDS encoding helix-turn-helix transcriptional regulator, whose product MTFGERLKKIRTERGLRQEDIGKVVHVGKSTVSQWESNTHVPDLETVAKIADHLNISIDYLLGRTDNPVPPVDKNRYETLAAHRRDDPIADLPPEAQRSLEEFKEYIIKKYGQKKE is encoded by the coding sequence ATGACTTTTGGCGAACGACTAAAAAAGATAAGAACAGAACGTGGTCTGCGTCAGGAAGACATAGGGAAAGTAGTTCACGTAGGAAAATCCACGGTATCACAGTGGGAGAGTAATACCCATGTTCCGGATTTAGAAACCGTGGCTAAAATTGCCGACCACCTCAACATTTCTATAGATTACCTTCTTGGCCGGACGGATAATCCTGTTCCTCCTGTAGACAAAAACCGTTACGAGACCCTTGCCGCCCACCGGCGGGACGACCCTATAGCTGACCTGCCTCCCGAAGCCCAGCGCTCTCTTGAAGAATTCAAGGAGTACATCATCAAGAAATACGGCCAGAAGAAGGAGTGA
- a CDS encoding ImmA/IrrE family metallo-endopeptidase, protein MPFTLLKLADAYGIKVEYWDFQPPLEAVYWFSPGLPPVIGLANSLFENRRYFRCVLAEELGHHFTTVGEAVPKMFYRYGDRLDISKAEHRAMVWAAKYLMPADRLLGALSFGIVEQWELADYFEVTEDMVRFRMGLWDMRQICLAG, encoded by the coding sequence GTGCCGTTTACCCTGCTCAAGCTGGCCGATGCTTATGGCATAAAAGTTGAATATTGGGATTTTCAGCCTCCGCTTGAAGCCGTCTATTGGTTCTCTCCCGGCCTGCCGCCGGTGATCGGCCTGGCAAACTCGCTGTTCGAGAACCGACGCTATTTTCGTTGCGTGCTGGCGGAAGAACTCGGTCACCATTTCACCACGGTTGGCGAGGCTGTGCCAAAAATGTTTTACCGCTACGGGGATCGCCTGGATATAAGCAAAGCTGAGCACCGGGCCATGGTTTGGGCTGCCAAATACCTAATGCCAGCAGACAGGTTGCTTGGAGCACTCAGCTTTGGCATAGTAGAACAATGGGAACTGGCAGACTACTTTGAAGTCACGGAGGATATGGTGAGGTTTAGAATGGGGCTATGGGACATGCGACAAATTTGTTTGGCAGGGTAA
- a CDS encoding type I restriction enzyme HsdR N-terminal domain-containing protein, with amino-acid sequence MGFKEDMQKLSAQIAERKNHVVNEEMGKQVLVMPFIQALGFDVFNPLEVRPEYIADFGKKKGEKVDYAIFKDGTPVMFIEAKSVTENLENHDAQLARYFNATPEVRIAVLTNGVVYKFFTDLNSNNIMDQSPFLTLDITNLTTSDIEILANFRKDRFETESLVRYAEELIYTSNLNAKLKDLFKNPPDDFIRFLIRDFSDTRVTSNVIERFRPIVKKSISHAILEIVSQGLFPQEVASNEEVAQTSDQVEEKTTEDKEPEETDAGRKIITSEKERASFDLIKSILEKHGLDTSSLNSKDTVNYYGIFTKNIFHWFIRLNLDSANEHIITRLPLETAQSLAPGFKVEPAPKGIGESRVYINSYHDLVKLEELIVTAFKAVMPEQSKETQP; translated from the coding sequence ATGGGTTTTAAAGAGGACATGCAGAAGCTGTCGGCGCAGATCGCCGAGCGGAAAAACCATGTTGTCAATGAAGAAATGGGCAAGCAGGTCCTGGTTATGCCTTTTATCCAAGCTTTAGGCTTTGATGTCTTTAATCCTCTCGAAGTCAGGCCCGAGTACATAGCTGATTTCGGCAAAAAGAAAGGCGAGAAGGTTGACTACGCCATATTCAAGGATGGAACGCCGGTAATGTTCATAGAAGCAAAGTCCGTTACGGAAAATCTGGAAAACCATGATGCCCAGCTTGCCCGCTATTTTAATGCCACTCCTGAAGTCAGGATTGCTGTTCTTACTAACGGCGTAGTCTACAAGTTCTTTACCGACCTAAATTCAAACAACATTATGGATCAGTCGCCTTTTCTGACTCTTGATATAACTAACTTAACCACTTCGGATATAGAGATATTGGCGAATTTCAGAAAGGACCGATTCGAAACAGAATCGCTAGTCAGATATGCCGAAGAACTAATATACACGTCCAATCTAAATGCAAAACTAAAGGACCTATTTAAGAATCCTCCGGACGATTTCATACGCTTTCTGATAAGAGACTTTAGTGATACAAGGGTAACCAGTAATGTCATCGAGCGTTTCCGACCTATCGTAAAGAAGTCAATTTCTCATGCCATACTTGAGATAGTCAGCCAAGGGCTTTTCCCACAGGAGGTTGCATCCAACGAGGAAGTGGCTCAAACTTCGGATCAAGTAGAAGAAAAAACTACCGAGGACAAAGAGCCAGAAGAAACCGACGCAGGCAGAAAAATAATTACCAGCGAAAAAGAAAGAGCTAGTTTTGATCTAATCAAGAGCATCCTCGAAAAGCATGGCCTAGATACGTCTAGCCTAAATTCCAAAGACACAGTGAATTACTACGGCATCTTTACCAAGAACATCTTTCATTGGTTTATTAGGCTCAATCTGGATAGCGCGAACGAGCACATTATTACCAGGCTGCCTCTGGAAACGGCCCAATCTTTAGCGCCTGGGTTTAAAGTGGAACCGGCTCCTAAAGGTATTGGAGAAAGTAGGGTGTACATAAACTCCTATCATGATCTGGTAAAGCTGGAGGAGCTTATCGTAACAGCCTTTAAAGCAGTTATGCCAGAACAAAGCAAAGAAACCCAGCCATAA
- a CDS encoding site-specific integrase yields MPGHIRPVKGQENVWRVVVEAGIDPGTGKRRRVVRIVRGRLAEAQALLGRLLQQYEEQHLEPTKLTVGEWVRIWLDDYKKVELRPTTWELYDGYARNHLIPALGATRLADLRTSDIQKAYAQMYQSGVSARSIRMVQQVLHGALEQAVAERKIPYNPSDKVRLPTYEPQKRRALTQEEEAAFIQACFSDRLGPAFLVALGAGLRRGEVLALRWSDIDWENGILRVERGLTHTTEAGTTIQGPKTAHSKRPVPVPGTVLQVLAYHRDRMQAEENYRANGLVFVTRKRTPIMPRNFNRKFYQLRAKAGIPEDVTLHGLRHTFATRLLELGEDTHVIQSMMGHTRSSITQEYAHVTMRLMREAAQKMDKHLSGTNRAQKNGPGEGPEPQSP; encoded by the coding sequence ATGCCCGGCCACATCAGACCAGTTAAGGGACAGGAGAACGTCTGGAGAGTTGTTGTCGAAGCCGGCATCGATCCAGGAACCGGAAAGCGCCGCCGGGTAGTGAGGATAGTCAGAGGCCGGCTTGCGGAGGCGCAGGCTCTCCTGGGCCGGCTTCTTCAGCAGTACGAAGAACAGCACCTTGAGCCCACCAAGCTGACGGTCGGTGAGTGGGTACGCATTTGGCTTGACGACTACAAAAAGGTAGAGCTGAGGCCAACCACGTGGGAACTCTATGACGGCTACGCCCGAAATCACCTTATTCCCGCCCTGGGCGCGACCCGCCTCGCAGATCTTCGCACGTCCGACATCCAGAAAGCGTATGCTCAGATGTACCAGTCCGGTGTCTCGGCAAGGAGCATCCGCATGGTCCAGCAGGTACTCCACGGCGCCCTTGAGCAGGCCGTAGCCGAGCGAAAAATCCCCTACAACCCATCGGACAAAGTCCGCCTGCCAACTTACGAACCTCAAAAGCGCCGGGCTCTCACACAAGAGGAAGAGGCGGCTTTTATCCAGGCATGCTTTTCGGACCGCCTGGGGCCTGCCTTTCTGGTGGCATTAGGTGCAGGTTTGCGGCGCGGAGAGGTTCTGGCCCTTCGGTGGAGCGACATAGACTGGGAGAATGGTATCCTCCGCGTGGAGCGGGGCCTGACGCACACCACGGAAGCCGGTACGACGATCCAGGGCCCCAAGACCGCGCACTCCAAGCGGCCTGTGCCCGTGCCGGGCACAGTACTGCAGGTACTTGCCTACCACCGGGACAGGATGCAAGCCGAAGAGAACTACCGAGCAAACGGCCTAGTGTTTGTCACCAGAAAACGGACGCCTATCATGCCGCGCAATTTCAACCGCAAGTTCTACCAGCTCCGTGCTAAGGCCGGCATCCCGGAAGATGTTACCCTCCACGGTCTGCGGCATACCTTCGCCACCCGGCTTTTGGAACTCGGCGAGGATACCCACGTTATCCAGTCCATGATGGGGCATACCCGCTCCAGCATTACCCAGGAATACGCTCATGTCACGATGAGGCTCATGCGGGAGGCCGCCCAAAAGATGGACAAGCACCTCTCGGGCACAAATCGGGCACAAAAAAACGGCCCCGGAGAGGGGCCGGAGCCACAAAGCCCTTGA